The Chitinivibrio alkaliphilus ACht1 genomic interval GCAAACCGGTAGTTGTAGGCCCGTTGTATTTCTTCTGCAGCTCTCATGGAAGTTGAAAGTGGCATTACTGCGGCCACATCATCACCGCCGGCATAGAGCAGGCGCCCTCCATGCTTTTTTATGATTCGTGGTACCGCGTACACGGAGAAAGCCCCAAGAGCTTCAGATATTGTGCTATGCAGGGTTGGACTAAGAATACGCTGCTCGTTAATGATTTCCTCCCAAATCCCTTTCTGCAGTGTACCTTGTTCAAAACGATCTACAACGGCGGGGTGTATCACATCACGCCATGTGGCAGATACGGTCAGACCATTCACCAGGTCTCCCATTTTATCTCCATCCATGATCAGTATTGCATAATAATTATCAGTCTCATTATACTCGTTGTTCAGGCCCGTTTCGTTTTCATGAAAATTGTCAGCAATCGATTTTCGCTCATGTACCGAAGTGTTGTTTCTCTGGAAATATTCCTGCAACGCCATATAGGTTGTTGACGGAAAGGTGTCAGCTTCTTTAAAGGTAGTGGCAAGAATATGGTTTTTATCTCTCTGATTTACTGCTTGCGGTAAAAACCGTTTTATGGAGCATATCGCACACAGTTTCTCTTTCTCCTTTACCACTGTCTCTCCATGTTTTTCAAACATTCTTCCCCAAAAGTCATGTATCGCCTCAGAGTACTGATGTGCTTTCATACCTTCTGAATCAGAAGAATCATGCAACACTTCAAACTCTCCACAGACCGGACATTTTTCACCCGGTTCCGGCTGACGCTGAATATCAGGTTGTGTTTTGGTAATCGCCAGTGTCGTTTGGGCTATGGAGTGGGTCACAGGATACACGACGGATTTACCGGAATATTTATCTGCAAATTTCTGCAGTGTTTCAAATACCGTTTTAAACTTTTCCGGTTCAAAAAGGCTATTCTCCACAGTTTCACGATCTGTCAGATCGACCAGTCGCACAGCGCCCCAATTATGAGTCCAATAATTATTGGTTTGCCGATAAAAGATATCATCCAGATATTGGCCGCTCTGCGGACTTTTCATAAAACGGAGTATAAGATCTGCAAGGCATTCCCATTCCCGACTGATTCTCTTTTGAACCAAATCAGTATATTCCCTCTCTGTACCTGCCGGGGCAAGGAATACAAACTTATTGGGAAAGGATGCTATGGCAGAGTCTTTTTTTAGATTGGTTTTGCTCTCATAGTCCTTAAGAAATGTCTGAAAACGATCATCCTCAGTTTTGTTTTTCAAACGTTTCAGATACTCTTCAACAAGATATTGGTCATTCAAAGATGGGTAGAGTATATGGTCCGGGCCAAGCTCTTCAATGACTGCACATATTCCTTCAAAGGTGAGCCAGGATAACACAACCGAACCGACCCAATGATCCCGTAATTTTCGGGTTTTGCCAATAAACGACTGAACCGGAGAAAGTGAATAGACTACCACCGAAGCCTCATTCTCGTCGCTGAGTTCTACACAACTGCCCAAGGCAGCCACCATGCCATTATGGTTCCATATGGTGTGATCAGGTATTCTGCTGTCTGCAGGGAAAAGCTCCCACAGAAAACCAAGATTACCAATGTTTTGTGTGGCTAATCTTTTTCGCAACATAAAAAAGAGGTAGGTAAAGTATTCCTGCCGCTCCCATCGTTCATCCACATTACCGGTATCTTCCCGCATCAGCTCAATTATTTTGTTTGTTACAATTTCTGACTTTTCCATATCAACAGAAGCCTGAAGAGCGTCACCAGCAGATATCGGATGCGTAAATGCCGGATTTTCAACAAAGTCAACCGCTCCGTTTTTTTCCGGATTACTACGATCGTATCCGGGTAGTGCTGCCCTGTCCATTCCGGCTGCTACAACATCGGCATGCTGATATTCTGTTTTTTCCGACATGGCGCATCCCAAGGCATCAGCCTGACGGGAAGCCCTTTGTTCGTGACCGGGAATTCCCAGCATTTTATCTATCGGATCGTGGAGGAATCGGCGAATTTTTCTGTTCCAGTACTCTTTTGAGTGACTCATTGTACCTCCTGCATTTTTCCTGAATTCATAAGGAAACTATTCATGTCATCGTAGGCTTTTAAATAGTCGTCTTCTTTGCCCGGTTCGTAAAAGTGAAAAGGTAAATAGAGTATCTGTCCACGATACTGATTACCCTCCTTGTGAACACCGAGAAAATATGATTTTGGGTGCCGTCCGGATTTGATTTCCGAATCGTTTGCTTGCACAATGGGACGTGCAACAACCCCGCGTCTCTTATAATAATGTCTATTTTCCAGTGATAATCTTGCATCCTTATATAGGATACCTACTTCAGAAAGTGCTTCAACAGGTTTATTATAAAGGGTTGTTCCTTCGAAAACCTTCGCTTTTTTATTTGCAGAAGTAAATTTTTTATTTTCCCTTTAAAAAATTTGGTAATATCAAAATCATTTGCAAAAGATGAGTAGAGGGAACCCATTCCATTTCTTGCTCGACCACCTACCCCACCATATCTAAGTAGAGCTTTGAGAGAATTCGTAATTTCTTCTTTGTAATCTTCCTTTAAATTTGATAAAATCAGGGTAAAAGGAGTGTTTATTGGTATATGTGTATACTTATAATTGTTCTTTTCACAGATCCCAAAACAGAGGTAATCAATAATGTCAATAAAGAAAGTGTTACCTTTGGATTTTGAAGTAACTTTAAATTTAGTACCATTAGCAGGTTTACCCCTTTTCGGCTTTACGCTACCTGTAACAACCATAGAAAAACTTGACGCATAATCGGTACAACCGAAAATTTTTTCTTCTATCTCTTTTAAGTTATTTCCTCCGTACAAAACCCGCCACCAATACCGCAAAGCAGCTTTAAAAGGAGCGGGACGCAATTCTGCATTTCCATCTGCCCCACCCAGAAACATGGGGGTTAATACCTCCACGTCAACCGTTATTCTCTCGCGCTCTACAAAGCGAGATACATCTATTTTTGTCATTCAACCTCCTGTGTGGTAGGAATTATGTTTTCTTCATTCATACGGTCAATTACTTTTTTAAGTGCATCTTTGCACTCTATAGATCGATCTGAGACGTTTTCAAGCTCTTTTTTCTTATCCGGACCAGCAGCTGTCCAGGCGTGGTCAAAACCATTCCGTATATCTTTAATTTTATACGTCAGACTTTTCATCTTTTTCTTACCTGCCACATCTTTAAGAAAACGCTCTGTAAATATCCTGACCTGCTCAAGATCATCTGCATTTAATTTTTTAAACGCATC includes:
- the cmr1 gene encoding type III-B CRISPR module RAMP protein Cmr1 — encoded protein: MTKIDVSRFVERERITVDVEVLTPMFLGGADGNAELRPAPFKAALRYWWRVLYGGNNLKEIEEKIFGCTDYASSFSMVVTGSVKPKRGKPANGTKFKVTSKSKGNTFFIDIIDYLCFGICEKNNYKYTHIPINTPFTLILSNLKEDYKEEITNSLKALLRYGGVGGRARNGMGSLYSSFANDFDITKFFKGKIKNLLLQIKKRRFSKEQPFIINLLKHFLK
- the cas10 gene encoding type III-B CRISPR-associated protein Cas10/Cmr2, with the translated sequence MSHSKEYWNRKIRRFLHDPIDKMLGIPGHEQRASRQADALGCAMSEKTEYQHADVVAAGMDRAALPGYDRSNPEKNGAVDFVENPAFTHPISAGDALQASVDMEKSEIVTNKIIELMREDTGNVDERWERQEYFTYLFFMLRKRLATQNIGNLGFLWELFPADSRIPDHTIWNHNGMVAALGSCVELSDENEASVVVYSLSPVQSFIGKTRKLRDHWVGSVVLSWLTFEGICAVIEELGPDHILYPSLNDQYLVEEYLKRLKNKTEDDRFQTFLKDYESKTNLKKDSAIASFPNKFVFLAPAGTEREYTDLVQKRISREWECLADLILRFMKSPQSGQYLDDIFYRQTNNYWTHNWGAVRLVDLTDRETVENSLFEPEKFKTVFETLQKFADKYSGKSVVYPVTHSIAQTTLAITKTQPDIQRQPEPGEKCPVCGEFEVLHDSSDSEGMKAHQYSEAIHDFWGRMFEKHGETVVKEKEKLCAICSIKRFLPQAVNQRDKNHILATTFKEADTFPSTTYMALQEYFQRNNTSVHERKSIADNFHENETGLNNEYNETDNYYAILIMDGDKMGDLVNGLTVSATWRDVIHPAVVDRFEQGTLQKGIWEEIINEQRILSPTLHSTISEALGAFSVYAVPRIIKKHGGRLLYAGGDDVAAVMPLSTSMRAAEEIQRAYNYRFARITDTGVEPMSEADGSTPVFRLPGIGKGISISAGLLMVHHKQPLRGALEEAHHLLDDIAKAKEGRNSIAVCLKKRSGQPRRFSAKWDAQNPFAGTSLLESFDIVKEASIKKDLSTSLIYRLETIREMISAVLKKEQEHLSEQAKRKVIDIISYEVGHSGFVHGSKEEVRKKSRYLAEHLAGLVLKYEDEAWSFYPEVPIIARYLAKGGMQ